In the genome of Vicia villosa cultivar HV-30 ecotype Madison, WI linkage group LG7, Vvil1.0, whole genome shotgun sequence, one region contains:
- the LOC131617181 gene encoding provicilin-like, producing the protein MAATTIKLLMLLGVAFLASVCVSSRSDQQNPFIFKSNRFQTLYENENGHIRLLQRFDERSQIFENLQNYRLLEYKSKPHTLFLPQYSDADSILVVLSRKAILTVLNSNDRNSFNLERGDTIKLSADTVAYLANRDDNEDLRVLELAIPVNRPGQLQTFLISGTQNQPSFLSGFSKNILEAAFNTDYEEIEKVLLEEKEQDPQHRRILRDSRQKINEEDVIVKISREQIEELGKNAKSSSKKSVSSESEPFNLKSRNPIYSNKFGKFFEITPEKNPQLQDLDIFVNSVEIKEGSLLLPNYNSRAIVIVTVNEGKGDFELVGQSNENQQEQRGGNDDEEEQREEEISKQVQRYKARLSPGDVFVIPAGYPIAINASSDLNLIGFGINAENNQRNFLAGEEDNVISQIQRPVKELAFPGSSQEVDRLLKNQKQSYFANAQPLQKE; encoded by the exons ATGGCTGCTACAACCATCAAACTCTTAATGCTTTTAGGAGTTGCTTTTTTGGCCTCAGTTTGTGTCTCTTCTAGATCTGATCAACAGAACCCCTTTATCTTTAAATCTAATAGGTTTCAAACTCTTTATGAGAATGAAAACGGACACATTCGTCTCCTCCAAAGGTTTGATGAACGTTCCCAAAtatttgaaaatcttcaaaactacCGTCTTTTAGAATATAAGTCCAAACCTCACACTCTTTTTCTTCCACAATACAGCGATGCTGACTCCATCCTTGTAGTCCTTAGTA GAAAAGCCATTCTCACAGTGTTGAACTCCAATGATCGAAACTCCTTCAATCTTGAACGTGGTGATACCATCAAACTTTCTGCTGACACCGTTGCTTATTTGGCTAACAGAGATGACAACGAGGATCTTAGAGTATTAGAGCTCGCCATCCCAGTAAACAGACCCGGTCAATTGCAG aCTTTCTTAATATCTGGAACTCAaaatcaaccgtcatttttatcTGGGTTCAGCAAGAATATTTTAGAGGCAGCTTTCAAC ACCGATTACGAGGAGATAGAAAAGGTTCTTTTAGAAGAGAAGGAACAAGATCCACAACACCGAAGAATCCTTAGGGATAGTAGACAAAAGATCAACGAAGAAGATGTAATAGTCAAAATATCAAGGGAACAAATTGAGGAACTTGGCAAAAATGCAAAGTCTAGCTCCAAAAAAAGTGTATCATCAGAATCTGAACCATTCAACTTGAAAAGTCGCAATCCTATCTATTCCAACAAGTTTGGTAAATTCTTTGAGATCACCCCAGAGAAAAATCCACAACTTCAAGACTTAGACATATTTGTCAATTCCGTGGAGATTAAGGAG ggATCTTTATTGTTGCCAAACTACAATTCAAGGGCCATTGTGATAGTAACGGTTAATGAAGGAAAAGGAGATTTTGAACTTGTGGGTCAAAGCAATGAGAATCAACAAGAGCAAAGAGggggaaatgatgatgaagaggaacaaagagaagaagagataaGCAAACAAGTGCAAAGGTACAAAGCTAGATTGTCTCCCGGTGATGTTTTTGTGATTCCAGCAGGTTATCCAATTGCCATAAATGCCTCCTCGGATCTCAATTTGATTGGATTTGGTATTAATGCCGAGAACAACCAGAGAAACTTCCTTGCAG GTGAGGAGGACAATGTCATAAGCCAAATACAGAGACCTGTGAAAGAGCTTGCATTTCCTGGATCTTCTCAAGAGGTTGACAGACTCCTAAAAAATCAAAAACAATCTTACTTTGCAAATGCTCAACCTCTTCAAAAAGAGTAA
- the LOC131618979 gene encoding probable glutamate dehydrogenase 3, with translation MNALAASNRNFKLASRILGLDSKLEKSLLIPFREIKVECTIPKDDGTLQSYIGFQVQHDNAIGPMKGGIRYHPEVDPDEVNALAQLMTWKTAVAYILYGGVKGGIGCNPSELSISELETRVFTQKIHDLIFLLGINLVI, from the exons ATGAATGCACTTGCAGCTTCCAACAGGAACTTTAAGTTGGCTTCTAGGATTTTGGGATTGGATTCCAAGCTCGAGAAAAGTTTACTCATTCCATTCAGAGAGATCAAG GTTGAATGTACCATTCCAAAAGACGACGGAACGTTGCAGTCTTACATTGGGTTTCAGGTTCAACACGATAATGCTATAGGCCCTATGAAAGGAGGGATCAGATACCATCCCGAG GTTGATCCAGATGAGGTGAATGCTTTAGCACAACTAATGACATGGAAAACAGCTGTAGCATATATACTTTATGGTGGCGTGAAAGGAGGGATAGGGTGTAACCCTTCAGAGCTAAGTATATCTGAGTTAGAAACCAGAGTTTTTACTCAAAAAATTCATGATCTAATTTTTCTTCTAGGTATTAATCTAGTTATATGA